A window of the Dyadobacter pollutisoli genome harbors these coding sequences:
- a CDS encoding NADPH-dependent FMN reductase yields the protein MTTTSSPIVIIVGTNRPNSMSRKIAEYYQDILAQLNASSIILDLVNLPHDFTVSALYENSGKNEAFNDLKSLLEKTDKFVFVVPEYNGSYPGVLKAFIDGLPYPNSFANKKAALVGLSSNMQGAAIALSHLNDVFSYLGMNTLALRVKLAQIKSHYNDKVISNALYKELLEIQAGQIIHF from the coding sequence ATGACAACAACATCTTCTCCGATCGTGATAATAGTTGGAACCAACAGGCCCAATTCAATGTCACGGAAAATTGCCGAATACTATCAGGATATACTAGCTCAGTTGAATGCATCCAGCATTATTCTGGACCTGGTTAATCTGCCGCATGATTTCACGGTTTCCGCCTTGTATGAGAACAGCGGCAAAAATGAAGCTTTTAATGATCTGAAATCATTGCTTGAAAAAACAGACAAATTCGTTTTTGTAGTTCCGGAATACAATGGTTCTTATCCGGGTGTATTGAAAGCATTTATCGACGGCCTGCCTTATCCCAACAGTTTCGCTAATAAAAAAGCGGCCCTGGTCGGACTATCCTCCAATATGCAGGGTGCCGCCATTGCATTAAGTCATTTAAATGATGTATTCAGTTACCTGGGAATGAATACATTGGCACTTAGGGTAAAGTTGGCACAGATCAAATCCCATTATAATGACAAAGTGATTTCCAATGCTTTATACAAAGAACTATTGGAGATTCAGGCCGGGCAGATTATTCACTTTTAA
- the ftsZ gene encoding cell division protein FtsZ: MNTSLLHSLDQDYIVNEIIKDQPNGENRSEPAIIKVIGVGGGGSNAVNYMFEKKIKDVEFAVCNTDRQALANSPVPVKIQLGATLTQGLGAGTDATKGKEAALETIEEIKGLLGGSTQMVFITAGMGGGTGTGAAPVIAQLAKEMGKLTVAVVTAPYTWEGLDKKEQALEGIEQLKEYSDTVLVVLNDKLEELYEDMTLTQAFAEADGILLNAVKSISEIITTNGNINTDFKDVEKVLKNAGQSVMGTSEATGADRAQLAIKEALDSPLLNDRDIRGAKRILVTLATSKKKEATMKEQRDIWRYVLSQVGGEARMFKLGTITDDSLGDKLRVTIVAAGFDSIESPIPGIELKTTLKGKQEEPVVVVYEEKVQEVFEEDPKLVLTGELEENTPTGAIDLVIEKDIVSPGFQSLQGSITDMVESSDWSNEETEKLELMVQSFKDGLVKYADLEGPAFRRNRVELWKRPGIPASEMEQHWLK; encoded by the coding sequence ATGAATACAAGCTTGTTGCACTCGTTAGACCAGGACTATATAGTGAACGAAATCATAAAGGACCAACCCAATGGCGAAAACCGCAGCGAACCAGCTATCATTAAGGTGATCGGGGTTGGTGGTGGTGGTAGCAATGCGGTCAACTACATGTTTGAGAAAAAAATCAAAGATGTAGAATTTGCTGTTTGTAACACTGACAGACAGGCGCTTGCCAATAGCCCTGTGCCCGTTAAAATCCAGCTTGGAGCGACTTTAACGCAAGGACTTGGAGCAGGTACGGACGCTACAAAAGGTAAGGAAGCTGCTCTGGAAACCATTGAAGAAATTAAAGGCTTGTTGGGCGGCTCTACTCAAATGGTGTTTATCACCGCGGGTATGGGTGGTGGAACGGGTACCGGTGCTGCTCCCGTGATCGCGCAACTTGCGAAGGAAATGGGTAAGCTTACGGTGGCAGTCGTGACCGCTCCTTATACCTGGGAAGGACTTGATAAAAAGGAACAGGCACTGGAAGGTATCGAACAACTGAAAGAGTACAGCGATACGGTTCTGGTAGTGCTTAATGATAAGCTGGAAGAGCTTTATGAGGATATGACGCTCACGCAGGCATTTGCCGAGGCGGACGGAATCCTTTTGAATGCCGTGAAAAGTATTTCCGAGATCATTACGACAAACGGTAACATCAATACGGATTTCAAGGACGTTGAAAAAGTACTCAAAAACGCCGGACAATCGGTAATGGGAACTTCCGAAGCTACCGGCGCTGATCGTGCACAGCTTGCTATTAAAGAAGCATTGGATTCTCCGCTTTTGAACGATCGTGATATCCGGGGTGCGAAACGTATTCTCGTGACTTTGGCGACCAGCAAGAAGAAGGAAGCGACTATGAAAGAGCAGCGCGACATCTGGCGCTATGTACTTTCACAGGTTGGCGGTGAGGCAAGGATGTTCAAACTGGGTACCATTACCGATGATTCTCTTGGTGATAAGCTACGGGTTACCATCGTTGCGGCAGGTTTCGACAGCATTGAATCGCCAATTCCAGGTATTGAGTTGAAAACAACCTTAAAAGGAAAACAGGAAGAGCCTGTTGTGGTGGTGTATGAAGAGAAAGTACAAGAAGTATTTGAAGAAGATCCCAAACTTGTACTGACTGGCGAACTCGAAGAAAACACGCCCACCGGAGCAATCGATCTGGTTATAGAAAAAGACATTGTTTCACCAGGCTTCCAATCGTTGCAAGGTTCGATCACCGACATGGTGGAAAGTAGCGACTGGTCTAATGAGGAAACAGAAAAGCTTGAACTCATGGTCCAGTCATTTAAAGACGGGCTTGTAAAATATGCCGATCTCGAAGGTCCGGCGTTCCGTCGCAACAGGGTAGAGCTCTGGAAAAGACCAGGAATTCCGGCCAGCGAAATGGAACAACATTGGTTGAAATGA
- the ftsA gene encoding cell division protein FtsA — MAHDKIVVGVDIGSTKITVIAAQGAASGARQNNIEILGFSEVPVPAGAVVNGSVENIKQVGSAIREALAEASSRSDLDIGIINVSFGGTHVKISAQSDGVIRPSASSGEEVTQRDVDQLVDDMYRAKIEPNYDVLHVLPMEFVVDNSMGVKEPVGRTGIKLGGNFLIISANNQSILRTKKSLADADQNLRCDKMVFGPLATSLAVLTDNEIKAGIALVDIGDHTTDLIIYQDRIIRHIASFPIGGRHITSDLAIGCGIQFENAEQLKKEYGVAVSADIPLNIEILVNFLAGRAPKQVLKKNVALIIEERLKEIAAMVYAEIIKSGYLDKLIGGIVLTGGSANIDDIEVLFERVTDMSVRVGYPENLERTAKADAVSNSSFSTAIGLAWAGLKSIDPRVKSVCKPATAFNTGAGIVQKEKPKEVKEPVKKNGTFWDNINSIIGKKDDSLDDY, encoded by the coding sequence ATGGCACACGACAAAATTGTAGTAGGAGTAGATATAGGAAGCACGAAGATAACCGTGATTGCCGCGCAGGGGGCCGCATCCGGAGCCCGTCAAAATAACATCGAAATTTTAGGATTTAGTGAAGTTCCTGTACCAGCAGGAGCAGTAGTAAACGGATCAGTAGAAAATATAAAACAAGTTGGTAGTGCCATTCGGGAAGCACTTGCGGAAGCATCGTCCCGTTCCGATCTTGACATTGGTATTATAAATGTAAGCTTTGGGGGAACGCATGTGAAAATAAGCGCCCAGAGCGATGGTGTGATCAGACCTTCGGCTTCATCCGGAGAAGAGGTTACTCAAAGAGATGTGGATCAGCTGGTGGATGATATGTATCGGGCCAAAATCGAGCCTAACTACGATGTGTTGCATGTGCTGCCGATGGAATTTGTAGTTGACAATTCAATGGGCGTGAAGGAGCCGGTGGGTAGGACGGGAATTAAGCTCGGAGGGAATTTCCTGATCATTTCGGCGAATAACCAATCTATCCTGCGCACAAAGAAGAGCCTTGCAGATGCAGACCAGAATCTGAGGTGTGATAAAATGGTATTTGGACCGCTGGCGACGAGCTTGGCGGTTTTGACAGATAATGAGATCAAAGCCGGAATTGCTTTGGTAGATATTGGTGACCATACTACGGACCTGATCATTTACCAGGACCGCATTATCCGTCACATTGCTTCTTTCCCGATCGGAGGCCGTCACATTACCAGTGATCTTGCCATTGGTTGCGGCATTCAGTTTGAAAATGCGGAACAACTTAAAAAGGAATATGGTGTAGCTGTTTCTGCGGACATTCCTCTTAACATTGAAATCCTTGTCAATTTCCTTGCAGGAAGAGCTCCGAAACAGGTTTTGAAAAAGAATGTTGCGCTGATTATTGAGGAAAGACTGAAAGAGATCGCGGCCATGGTGTATGCGGAAATCATCAAATCAGGCTACCTGGATAAACTGATCGGTGGTATCGTACTGACGGGCGGATCTGCAAACATTGATGACATTGAAGTCCTTTTTGAAAGGGTTACCGATATGTCGGTGCGGGTAGGGTATCCCGAAAACCTGGAACGCACAGCGAAAGCGGATGCAGTGAGCAATTCATCATTCAGTACTGCCATAGGGCTTGCCTGGGCTGGTCTGAAATCCATTGATCCAAGGGTAAAATCGGTGTGTAAGCCTGCGACTGCATTCAACACCGGTGCAGGGATTGTACAGAAAGAGAAGCCAAAAGAAGTGAAAGAACCGGTGAAGAAAAACGGTACTTTTTGGGATAATATTAACAGCATTATTGGGAAAAAAGATGATAGTCTGGACGACTATTGA
- a CDS encoding cell division protein FtsQ/DivIB produces the protein MLRKFDYSWLLLKRSLWLILPIAGIGMAESRLGQQRCENLVISIEGDSGTRFLNQMDVQMLVTENGGDPLLGSRLKDVALNDLENRVKRNKLIKKCQVFRDLRGNIVVEVEQEKPLARWINTSENGELRNTSGYYINDEGVFFSAVRELFSQNIIGFRILFQ, from the coding sequence ATGTTACGTAAATTTGACTATTCATGGCTTTTGTTGAAACGTAGTTTGTGGCTTATTCTGCCAATTGCCGGCATTGGCATGGCAGAAAGCAGGCTTGGGCAACAGCGTTGCGAGAATCTCGTCATATCGATTGAAGGGGATTCGGGTACGCGCTTTTTGAATCAGATGGACGTACAAATGCTGGTTACCGAAAACGGAGGAGATCCGTTGCTGGGCAGCAGACTAAAAGACGTAGCATTGAATGATCTTGAAAACAGGGTCAAAAGGAATAAATTGATAAAGAAATGTCAGGTTTTTCGTGACCTTAGAGGTAATATAGTTGTAGAGGTAGAACAGGAGAAACCGCTCGCGCGCTGGATTAACACGTCGGAAAATGGGGAATTGCGGAATACGTCGGGATACTATATTAACGATGAGGGCGTTTTTTTTTCCGCTGTCAGAGAGTTATTCAGCCAGAACATTATTGGTTTCAGGATCCTATTTCAATGA
- the murC gene encoding UDP-N-acetylmuramate--L-alanine ligase — translation MSSSMTNWKYIYFVGIGGIGMSALARWFKANGFTVAGYDKTSTVLVKKLVEEGIEVTLEDEIGSIPEAFIADPEHTLIIYTPAVPVQHKQMNYFRDQNFLILKRSQVLGLLTKNLRTIGVAGTHGKTTTSSLVAHILRHAEVNSTAFLGGITQNYGTNLLLNEPTENLEEVFCVVEADEFDRSFLTLFPEIAIVTSTDADHLDIYGKHENVLESFRDYVSQIDDDGALFMRDGLELADSTKAKVFTYSLNSGAYHASNIHIENARFVFDLVHPDGVIKDIAMKIPGYHNIENSVAASAVALYIGVAADKIKEALESYGGVKRRFEYQVEEKGHVYIDDYAHHPTEIEAFLSSVKGLYPGRHVTAIFQPHLFTRTRDFADGFAESLSMADRLLLLEIYPARELPIEGVNAEMLLDKVTTLDKQLVAKDNVLSVLAGLNTDIVVTIGAGDIDTLVEPVKNLLKNPFANN, via the coding sequence ATGTCATCTTCTATGACGAATTGGAAATACATTTATTTTGTCGGAATCGGCGGAATCGGCATGAGTGCATTGGCCAGGTGGTTTAAAGCCAATGGTTTCACTGTAGCGGGCTATGATAAAACCTCGACAGTCCTTGTGAAAAAGCTCGTGGAAGAGGGAATCGAAGTCACGCTGGAAGATGAAATTGGAAGTATTCCCGAAGCATTTATCGCAGATCCCGAACATACGCTTATCATTTATACGCCCGCCGTGCCGGTCCAACATAAGCAAATGAATTATTTCCGGGACCAGAATTTCCTGATCTTAAAGAGATCTCAGGTACTTGGTTTGCTGACTAAGAATTTACGGACGATCGGAGTGGCGGGGACGCACGGAAAAACTACTACATCTTCGTTGGTAGCTCACATTCTCCGCCATGCTGAGGTTAATAGCACAGCATTCCTGGGCGGAATAACACAGAATTACGGTACTAACCTGCTGCTGAATGAGCCTACTGAAAACCTTGAAGAAGTGTTTTGTGTGGTAGAGGCAGATGAGTTTGACAGGTCATTTCTTACGCTTTTTCCGGAAATAGCAATTGTGACTTCCACGGACGCGGACCATTTGGATATTTACGGGAAACATGAGAATGTGCTGGAATCTTTTCGTGACTATGTAAGCCAGATTGATGATGACGGCGCGCTTTTTATGCGCGACGGTTTGGAGTTGGCGGATAGTACGAAAGCGAAAGTTTTTACCTATTCGCTGAATTCCGGGGCTTATCATGCTTCCAACATTCACATTGAGAATGCACGATTCGTTTTTGACCTGGTTCATCCTGATGGTGTCATTAAAGACATTGCGATGAAAATTCCGGGTTATCATAACATTGAAAATTCGGTTGCAGCGAGCGCGGTAGCACTTTACATTGGTGTGGCCGCGGACAAAATAAAGGAAGCGCTTGAAAGTTATGGCGGCGTGAAAAGGCGTTTTGAATATCAGGTTGAGGAGAAAGGCCATGTTTACATTGACGATTATGCGCACCACCCGACCGAGATTGAAGCGTTTTTATCTTCTGTGAAGGGGTTATACCCCGGAAGGCATGTGACAGCGATATTTCAGCCGCACCTATTTACTAGAACCCGCGATTTTGCGGACGGTTTCGCGGAGAGTTTGTCCATGGCGGACCGACTTCTTTTACTTGAAATTTACCCGGCCAGGGAATTACCGATCGAAGGTGTAAATGCCGAAATGTTACTGGATAAGGTCACCACGTTAGATAAACAATTGGTTGCTAAAGATAATGTTTTGAGTGTTTTAGCTGGTTTAAATACCGATATTGTGGTTACAATCGGGGCCGGAGACATTGATACTTTGGTGGAGCCGGTGAAGAACTTGCTTAAAAATCCATTTGCGAATAATTAG
- the murG gene encoding undecaprenyldiphospho-muramoylpentapeptide beta-N-acetylglucosaminyltransferase produces MSKRVIISGGGTGGHIYPAIAIASALQQKHPDLEVLFVGALGKMEMEKVPRAGYNIVGLPIVGIKRALSLSNLAFPFKLADSLLKAKKVIKDFKPDVAVGVGGFASGPLLMMASFAGIPTLIQEQNSYAGITNKLLSKKASTICVAYPGMESFFAKEKIRLLGNPVRSDIVDVSSKRKEALLHFGLNEGRKTLFVMGGSLGARSINESIEAGLGQLVDAGYQVLWQTGKTYIDTAQATIAGLRTDQVKAFDFIYTMDLAYAIADVVVSRAGALSVSELCLAAKPSVLVPYPAASEDHQTKNALTLVEQDAAIMVKDSKARQDLVAAALELLNDIAKQEDLKTNIRKLARPTAADDIAEEVLKLIR; encoded by the coding sequence ATGTCAAAAAGAGTCATTATTAGTGGAGGTGGTACCGGCGGACATATTTATCCGGCCATTGCCATTGCCAGTGCATTGCAGCAAAAACATCCCGACCTGGAAGTTCTTTTTGTGGGCGCCCTGGGGAAAATGGAAATGGAGAAAGTGCCTCGTGCAGGCTATAACATTGTAGGATTACCGATTGTAGGGATTAAGAGAGCGCTTTCATTGTCTAATCTCGCATTTCCTTTTAAGCTGGCCGATAGCCTTCTGAAAGCCAAAAAGGTGATCAAAGACTTTAAGCCGGATGTTGCCGTGGGAGTCGGTGGCTTTGCGAGTGGGCCTTTGTTAATGATGGCGTCTTTCGCAGGAATACCTACATTGATCCAGGAGCAAAATTCCTATGCAGGGATCACCAACAAGTTGCTTTCCAAAAAAGCCAGCACCATCTGCGTGGCTTATCCTGGAATGGAGTCTTTTTTCGCCAAAGAAAAGATCAGATTACTGGGAAATCCGGTAAGAAGCGACATTGTAGATGTATCTTCCAAAAGGAAGGAAGCATTGCTGCATTTTGGATTGAATGAGGGTCGGAAAACTCTTTTTGTAATGGGTGGGAGCCTGGGGGCGAGGTCTATTAATGAAAGTATTGAGGCAGGACTTGGCCAACTGGTTGATGCGGGTTATCAGGTACTGTGGCAAACTGGCAAGACTTACATTGATACCGCACAAGCGACCATCGCTGGCCTTAGAACAGATCAGGTGAAAGCCTTTGATTTTATTTATACAATGGATCTTGCCTACGCGATAGCGGATGTGGTCGTGTCCCGAGCGGGTGCGTTGTCGGTGTCAGAACTTTGCCTGGCAGCAAAACCGTCAGTGCTGGTGCCTTATCCGGCGGCTTCTGAGGATCATCAGACCAAGAATGCATTGACATTGGTAGAACAGGACGCGGCAATCATGGTCAAAGACTCGAAAGCGAGACAGGATCTTGTTGCGGCTGCACTTGAACTGCTAAATGATATTGCGAAACAGGAGGACCTTAAAACCAATATCAGGAAACTCGCGCGACCAACAGCGGCGGACGATATCGCGGAAGAAGTGTTAAAATTAATCAGGTAA
- a CDS encoding FtsW/RodA/SpoVE family cell cycle protein: MDFLQRSRDDTQAWFGKNLKGDPWIWGICIIMLLWSIVVVYSASVKDAYSQMDGNTEYYLYKHVLLCVLSLIVMYFVHRIPYIKFVYVTRLAVWSSILLLIFTMFFGTSVNDAARWIEIPVIGQRFQPSEWAKVALIAHLSLILARHIKGGWNTRELFMEPLALVGVVCGLIFTSNVSTAVMLAGICFLLMFVGKVPIHYLLFTAMGLVFFATIAILLNSTQRSGTAQSRISTFFDKDVVVYQSQQSYMAMARGGLYGEGVAKSRQRRFLPEPQKDFIFAVAVEEYGTLGGTILIVLYLILLYRGLKAIEATKRPFGGLLSAGLTFIVVSQAFSAMAVTVGLVPVTGQTLPFFSQGGTSLLFTGIAMGMILSVSRGETLEEKRI; the protein is encoded by the coding sequence ATGGATTTCTTGCAAAGGTCGAGAGACGATACACAGGCATGGTTTGGCAAAAATCTGAAAGGTGATCCCTGGATCTGGGGTATTTGCATTATTATGCTTTTGTGGAGCATCGTGGTGGTGTACAGCGCCAGTGTGAAAGATGCTTACAGCCAAATGGACGGCAATACGGAGTACTATTTGTATAAGCACGTCCTGTTATGCGTGCTGTCATTGATCGTCATGTATTTTGTCCATCGCATTCCCTATATCAAGTTTGTGTACGTAACCAGGCTTGCCGTGTGGAGCTCAATTTTGCTGTTGATTTTCACGATGTTCTTCGGAACGTCCGTCAATGATGCCGCACGATGGATTGAAATTCCGGTGATTGGTCAGCGGTTTCAGCCTTCGGAATGGGCCAAGGTGGCGCTCATTGCACATTTATCGTTGATCCTTGCCAGGCATATCAAAGGTGGCTGGAACACCAGGGAGCTATTTATGGAACCGCTTGCGCTGGTCGGCGTAGTGTGCGGGCTCATCTTTACCAGTAATGTGTCCACGGCGGTCATGTTGGCGGGAATTTGCTTTTTGCTGATGTTTGTGGGCAAAGTACCAATTCATTACTTGTTATTTACGGCAATGGGGCTGGTGTTTTTCGCTACCATTGCTATTCTTCTTAATTCTACACAAAGGTCAGGAACGGCCCAGAGCAGGATCTCTACTTTTTTTGATAAAGATGTGGTGGTATACCAATCTCAACAGTCGTACATGGCGATGGCGCGTGGCGGACTTTATGGGGAAGGTGTAGCCAAAAGCCGCCAGAGACGCTTTCTTCCTGAGCCTCAAAAAGACTTTATTTTCGCTGTGGCCGTGGAGGAATACGGCACATTGGGAGGTACTATCCTTATTGTCCTTTATCTGATCCTGCTATATCGGGGACTGAAAGCAATTGAAGCAACCAAGCGACCATTTGGTGGACTACTATCTGCCGGACTGACATTTATCGTGGTGAGCCAGGCATTTTCAGCCATGGCAGTAACGGTGGGACTGGTGCCTGTTACGGGGCAGACATTACCTTTTTTCAGCCAGGGAGGAACATCATTGTTATTTACGGGCATTGCCATGGGCATGATCCTGAGTGTGAGCCGCGGCGAGACGCTCGAAGAGAAACGCATTTAA
- the murD gene encoding UDP-N-acetylmuramoyl-L-alanine--D-glutamate ligase, protein MFKRSLVQNRVVVLGGGESGAGAAILAKSKGFDVFLSDKGQLHQKYSDILIAENIPFEQGQHTEERILDSDLVVKSPGIPDTVPLIVALREKGIPVISEIEFASRYTDAQLIAITGSNGKTTTTLLTYHILKNAGLNVGLAGNIGESFAWQVAEKKFDYYVLEISSFQLDNIIDFRPHISVLLNITPDHLDRYGYSFQNYVNSKFNVIRNQKVSDHLIYFEDSEVITDEFAKRNIIPHQWGISLEEKLESGSYLNDGQLFSQINGRTFEQEFDKLPIKGPHNAINAMAAISVAQLLGVNPAQISEGLLSFSNAPHRLEEVEVINGVTYVNDSKATNVDSVFYALGSFNQPVILIAGGVDKGNDYSQIEELVRNKVKGLIVLGKSFEKLQDYFSGKVPQIYTTQDVQDAVNKGQEWGVPGDIVLLSPACASFDLFKNYEDRGDKFKAAVRNLISQ, encoded by the coding sequence ATGTTTAAACGGAGTCTTGTGCAAAATAGAGTAGTTGTTTTGGGAGGAGGAGAAAGCGGTGCCGGAGCTGCAATCCTAGCCAAATCCAAAGGATTTGATGTTTTTTTATCTGATAAAGGCCAGCTTCATCAAAAATACAGCGACATCCTGATCGCTGAAAATATTCCTTTTGAACAAGGGCAGCATACGGAAGAGAGAATTCTGGATAGTGATCTGGTTGTTAAAAGCCCGGGTATTCCCGACACGGTTCCGCTGATCGTCGCGTTGAGAGAGAAGGGCATTCCGGTTATATCCGAAATCGAATTTGCCTCGCGTTATACCGATGCACAGCTTATTGCCATCACGGGCAGCAACGGCAAAACTACTACGACGCTTCTTACATATCATATTCTGAAAAATGCAGGCTTGAATGTAGGGTTGGCGGGTAATATTGGTGAAAGTTTCGCCTGGCAGGTAGCCGAGAAGAAGTTTGATTATTATGTGCTCGAAATCAGCAGTTTTCAATTGGATAATATTATTGATTTCAGACCGCATATTTCAGTGCTGCTCAACATTACACCGGACCATCTGGATCGATACGGGTATAGTTTTCAGAACTATGTTAATTCAAAATTCAATGTGATCCGTAATCAAAAAGTGAGTGACCATTTGATCTATTTTGAAGATAGTGAAGTGATCACGGACGAATTTGCGAAAAGAAACATTATACCTCATCAATGGGGGATTTCATTGGAAGAAAAACTCGAATCGGGTTCGTACTTGAATGATGGTCAGCTGTTTTCCCAAATCAATGGTAGGACTTTCGAGCAGGAATTCGATAAACTACCTATAAAAGGACCGCATAATGCGATCAATGCGATGGCGGCCATTTCGGTCGCACAGTTATTAGGAGTTAATCCAGCCCAAATCAGCGAAGGGTTGTTGTCGTTCAGCAATGCCCCGCACCGACTGGAAGAAGTAGAAGTAATTAATGGGGTAACTTATGTCAATGACTCCAAAGCCACCAATGTTGATTCGGTTTTTTACGCATTGGGAAGTTTCAATCAACCGGTCATTTTGATTGCCGGTGGGGTGGATAAGGGTAATGATTACAGCCAGATAGAAGAGCTGGTGCGTAATAAAGTGAAGGGTTTGATAGTTTTAGGTAAAAGTTTTGAAAAACTACAGGACTATTTCTCCGGAAAGGTTCCTCAGATTTATACTACGCAGGATGTTCAGGATGCCGTCAATAAGGGACAGGAGTGGGGAGTTCCGGGTGACATTGTCCTGCTTTCTCCGGCTTGCGCCAGTTTTGATCTTTTTAAAAACTACGAAGACCGGGGAGATAAATTCAAGGCCGCAGTCAGAAATCTTATCAGTCAATAA
- the mscL gene encoding large-conductance mechanosensitive channel protein MscL, protein MLKEFKTFIAQGNVLDLAVGVVIGAAFGKITTSLVEDIINPILGLLIGGVDFTQLKIVLKEAVGETPEVAVKYGNFIQVLIQFVIIAWVIFMIVKAANKLRLSESAKKE, encoded by the coding sequence ATGCTTAAGGAATTCAAAACCTTCATTGCCCAGGGAAATGTATTGGATCTGGCCGTCGGTGTTGTTATTGGTGCCGCTTTTGGAAAAATCACTACTTCGCTCGTAGAGGACATCATTAATCCTATCCTCGGATTGCTCATTGGCGGAGTGGACTTTACCCAGCTGAAAATTGTATTGAAAGAAGCGGTTGGCGAAACGCCGGAAGTTGCTGTTAAATACGGAAATTTTATTCAGGTACTCATTCAGTTTGTGATCATTGCCTGGGTTATTTTCATGATTGTGAAGGCTGCTAACAAGTTGAGACTTTCTGAATCAGCGAAAAAGGAATAG
- a CDS encoding DUF3078 domain-containing protein, with the protein MSGKLQNVTFIALVLFLSSTIPVFSQNKVDLSNSLNAGKLKTQGDTTWKKIEFGANLNQGSFSSNWTGGGVNSIALGLFFNALSEKKKGKNSWRNDFQSQYGIVRNKGQQSRKNVDRIFFDTKYNRELTSKWSLFANINFLSQFGSGYEYSSDPDSADVKKKVSGILSPAYLTEAIGIEYRPVPYFFIDFAPGALRQTIVVDKDLYVNTPDQKNYGVPIGKRVRTEAALIQMVANFDKDIAKSVNLKFRYLLFSSFKHPLNIDNRLDAMLTAKVNKFVNVNLGAIVVYDEDQSDKIQFAQALSIGFLYSF; encoded by the coding sequence ATGAGCGGAAAACTCCAAAACGTTACCTTTATTGCCCTGGTACTATTCCTTTCATCAACCATCCCCGTATTTTCCCAGAATAAAGTTGATCTCAGTAACTCGTTGAATGCCGGCAAATTGAAAACGCAGGGAGATACGACCTGGAAAAAAATTGAATTTGGTGCAAACCTGAACCAGGGTTCTTTTAGCTCAAACTGGACCGGTGGTGGAGTAAACTCAATCGCATTGGGTCTCTTTTTTAACGCTTTGAGCGAAAAGAAAAAAGGTAAAAACTCCTGGCGAAATGACTTTCAGTCGCAGTACGGTATTGTCAGGAACAAAGGCCAGCAAAGTCGCAAGAATGTGGACAGGATCTTCTTCGACACCAAGTACAACCGCGAGCTGACATCGAAATGGAGCCTTTTTGCTAACATTAACTTTCTTTCTCAGTTCGGTTCGGGTTATGAATACTCTTCCGATCCTGACTCTGCGGATGTTAAGAAAAAAGTATCCGGAATCCTGTCACCTGCCTACCTGACCGAAGCAATAGGTATCGAATACCGTCCCGTCCCTTATTTTTTCATTGATTTTGCGCCAGGTGCTTTGCGGCAAACTATAGTAGTCGACAAAGATCTTTACGTAAACACACCGGATCAGAAAAATTATGGTGTTCCTATCGGCAAGCGAGTGCGAACGGAGGCTGCCCTGATCCAAATGGTAGCCAATTTTGACAAGGACATAGCTAAAAGCGTCAACCTGAAATTCAGGTATTTGTTATTTTCGAGTTTCAAGCATCCACTTAATATCGATAACCGTCTGGATGCGATGTTAACTGCCAAAGTGAACAAATTTGTGAATGTGAACCTGGGCGCGATAGTCGTTTATGATGAAGATCAGAGCGACAAAATTCAGTTTGCCCAGGCTCTCAGCATAGGTTTTTTATACTCTTTTTAA